GTGGGCGAGCATGGGGCCGACGATCACGTCGCCGATCGCATAGATGCCGGGCACGTTGGTGGCGAAGTGGTGGTCGGTGACCACGCGGCCGCGCGCGTCCTTGGCGACGCCCGCCTCCTCCAGCCCGAGGCCGGCGGTGTAGGCGATGCGGCCGATGGCGACCAGCACCACGTCCGCCTCGATCACCTCGGCGGCGCCGCCGGCGGCGGGCTCCACCGTGACCTTCAGCGTCTCGCCGGAGGTGTCCACACCGGTGACCTTGGTGCCAAGCTTGAAGGTGAAGCCCTGCTTGTCGAGGATGCGCTGGAAGGACTTGGCCACGTCCGAATCCATGCCGGGCAGGATGCGGTCGAGGAATTCCACCACCGTGACCTCAGCGCCGAGGCGCCGCCACACCGAGCCCAGTTCCAGGCCGATGACGCCCGCGCCCACCACGACGAGCTTGCCGGGCACCTTGGGCAGCTTCAGCGCGCCGGTGGAGGAGACGATGCGCTCCTCGTCGATGGTCACGCCGGGCAGCGGAGCGACATCGGAGCCGGTGGCGATGACGATGTTCTTCGTCTCCAGCACCTCGACCTTGCCGTCGGCATTGAGGGTGACTTCCACCTTGCCGGGGCCGAGGATCTTGCCGGCGCCCATATAGACGTCGACCTTGTTCTTCTTCAGCAGGAACTCGACGCCCTTCACGTTGCCGTCCACGCCGCGGTCCTTGAAGGCCAGCATGGCGGGCAGGTCGAGGGTGGGAGCCGGCACGCCGATGCCCATCTCGCCGAACTTGTGGCCCGCTTCCTCGAACAGCTCGGAGGCATAGAGCAGCGCCTTGGAGGGGATGCAGCCCACGTTCAGGCAGGTGCCGCCATGGGTGCCGCGCTTCTCCACCACCGCGACCTTGAGGCCGAGCTGGGCCGCGCGAATGGCACACACATAGCCGCCGGGGCCGGTGCCGATGATGATCAGGTCGTAGGACATGGAATGCACTCGCAGGATGGTCAGCGGGGGTCCAACGCAGCGTTGAACGCCCAGACATGGCCGAACGGATCCTGGATCCGCGCGTGGCGCGCGCCCCAGAACATATCGGCCGGCGGCATAATCACGGTGGCTCCCGCGCGGACGGCGCGAGCGAAGGCGGCTTCGACCTCCGCCCCGCTGCGGAAGTTGGCGTTGAGCGTCACGCTGGCGCCGCCGCGGCTCACGGGCGACGCCAGGCTGTTCC
The nucleotide sequence above comes from Xanthobacter flavus. Encoded proteins:
- the lpdA gene encoding dihydrolipoyl dehydrogenase yields the protein MSYDLIIIGTGPGGYVCAIRAAQLGLKVAVVEKRGTHGGTCLNVGCIPSKALLYASELFEEAGHKFGEMGIGVPAPTLDLPAMLAFKDRGVDGNVKGVEFLLKKNKVDVYMGAGKILGPGKVEVTLNADGKVEVLETKNIVIATGSDVAPLPGVTIDEERIVSSTGALKLPKVPGKLVVVGAGVIGLELGSVWRRLGAEVTVVEFLDRILPGMDSDVAKSFQRILDKQGFTFKLGTKVTGVDTSGETLKVTVEPAAGGAAEVIEADVVLVAIGRIAYTAGLGLEEAGVAKDARGRVVTDHHFATNVPGIYAIGDVIVGPMLAHKAEDEGVALAEQLAGKAGHVNYDVIPGVVYTFPEVASVGKTEDELKAAGVAYKVGKFPFTANGRTKVNNTTDGFVKIIADAATDKVLGAHIIGPEAGEMIHECAVLMEFGGSSEDLARTCHAHPTRSEAVKEAAMAVEKRAIHM
- a CDS encoding VOC family protein, with product MAFGPNPPPLQAHLCVRGGTEAIAFYEAAFGASCTFRQMAEDGVRVMHANVDVFGAEVMLRDEFPEFGNSLASPVSRGGASVTLNANFRSGAEVEAAFARAVRAGATVIMPPADMFWGARHARIQDPFGHVWAFNAALDPR